A stretch of Dehalococcoidia bacterium DNA encodes these proteins:
- a CDS encoding uracil-DNA glycosylase family protein: MEPSCGDPKFPIWLVADSPPKKWHEQLLAPLDPRHPARHNIWTPILEYTQESLYRKKKRRFDTARLYIRNAVTNPDNKPDDRSCDWTEVPQVKAEMDKLQTKIEHFKPKIVLTFGAFAFEFL; this comes from the coding sequence ATGGAGCCTTCATGTGGCGACCCTAAATTTCCCATTTGGCTTGTTGCCGATTCGCCACCAAAGAAGTGGCATGAACAGCTTCTTGCACCCTTGGATCCAAGGCATCCCGCCCGTCATAATATCTGGACACCTATACTTGAATATACGCAGGAATCTTTGTACAGGAAAAAGAAGCGCAGGTTTGACACGGCGAGGTTGTATATCAGAAACGCAGTCACAAACCCTGATAATAAACCAGATGATAGGAGCTGTGATTGGACAGAGGTGCCACAAGTGAAAGCGGAAATGGATAAACTTCAGACCAAGATTGAGCATTTCAAACCTAAGATCGTTTTAACGTTTGGAGCATTTGCTTTTGAATTCCTCTAG